One part of the Desulfonema ishimotonii genome encodes these proteins:
- a CDS encoding helicase C-terminal domain-containing protein, translating to MVIKPMLKPYTDKPEQFAVVYTHAGLIPDRGNRIYAVAAKILHPDGAQDEFDSLVRYARHTEREYYYSGIPRKKLEDAPAAEEVRRELAEFLSGTDVLFILDDHHILNETRNFCGRDKRIVDLSFAAEFFMPYLRSCTAKSIREHLHDRQREKFSFSAPEVADLSVKLIRHITGTLLNSGDSPHAPVFRHFLQKSDTLFGTAFLHLSRHFQDWFGGLPAPDSDADTENWRPFLEKAARSGRNKKQRVPFRPVSYENLENLYRGLALHGQGFRLRPEQVAYGCHVAAALNDRAVLTLEAGTGTGKTQGYLIPVLEFLRLNPNARVVISTYTKNLQEQIFRQELTFTRDALPIYNDIRVALLRGKSGYICIEKLDSMYEKESTGAPLLAWLYCLGLAVHFRAADADAAGEKVKAYLNDGHFLIRMLRDTSAGSGCTPRHTLCPAQVVTAEALAADLVITNHHKLALLDHDPILSGLFTHYIIDEANHFETAVRNAFREEVRSRDIRFALRYLENRAGRILERAAGEHREAMVRAVGAVADLRAALRDFRDILVSISPRAAQGQVHALPYDHPAFQDGHLRAHISDMQAALKTLIAAFGRIGNAESRRLLRIQARTARRIETALTDLGEAAGALRDIEENIALENNITAYQIFNRNWTLMAQWVRVDGLIRHQIYDRKDCVVYTAATLCHRGKFDSFRAITGMYAPPGNIENEMAQKEFRFARIPSPFSPDAMEIRVHEDAVSGRFDNKAAWTGAITAILPELITRNRGRTLVLFSSYQDLEQIAEKVRSAISGTRYPLLIQRPGQDTVSLCDEFRAIRESVLFGVDTFWYGVDFRGNTLTQVIITRIPYPPPGTPLLMARKKVMSPKEYWNRYHYDMEIKMKQGIGRLIRSDTDRGKVVILDTRYRP from the coding sequence ATGGTTATAAAACCGATGTTAAAGCCATATACCGACAAACCAGAGCAGTTTGCCGTTGTCTATACCCACGCCGGGCTGATCCCGGACAGGGGCAACCGGATTTATGCGGTTGCCGCGAAAATCCTTCACCCGGACGGCGCTCAGGATGAGTTCGATTCCCTGGTGCGATATGCCCGACACACCGAAAGAGAGTATTATTACTCCGGCATCCCCCGGAAAAAACTGGAAGATGCCCCGGCAGCCGAAGAGGTCCGGCGGGAACTGGCCGAATTTCTCAGCGGCACTGATGTGCTCTTCATCCTGGACGATCATCATATTCTGAACGAGACCCGGAATTTCTGTGGCAGGGACAAACGCATTGTCGATCTGAGCTTTGCGGCGGAGTTCTTCATGCCGTATCTCCGATCCTGTACGGCCAAAAGTATCCGGGAGCATCTGCATGACCGGCAGCGGGAAAAGTTCAGCTTCAGTGCGCCAGAGGTTGCGGACCTCTCCGTAAAGCTGATCCGGCACATCACCGGCACCCTGCTCAACAGCGGAGATTCGCCCCATGCGCCGGTTTTCCGCCATTTTCTGCAGAAGAGCGATACCCTTTTCGGCACGGCCTTTCTGCACCTCAGCCGCCATTTTCAGGACTGGTTCGGCGGACTGCCCGCCCCGGATTCGGACGCGGATACGGAAAACTGGCGTCCGTTTCTGGAAAAGGCGGCCCGCTCCGGCCGGAACAAAAAGCAGCGCGTTCCCTTTCGCCCGGTCTCATATGAAAATCTTGAAAACCTGTACCGGGGGCTGGCCCTGCACGGTCAGGGGTTCCGGCTCAGGCCGGAGCAGGTGGCCTACGGATGCCATGTGGCGGCGGCCCTGAACGACCGGGCTGTGCTGACCCTTGAGGCGGGCACGGGAACCGGGAAAACCCAGGGCTACCTCATCCCGGTGCTGGAATTTCTCCGCCTCAACCCCAACGCCCGTGTCGTCATTTCCACCTACACCAAAAACCTTCAGGAACAGATCTTCCGGCAGGAGCTGACCTTTACCCGCGATGCCCTGCCCATCTACAACGATATCCGCGTGGCCCTGCTCAGGGGCAAATCAGGCTATATCTGCATTGAAAAGCTGGACAGCATGTATGAAAAGGAGAGTACGGGGGCCCCGCTTCTGGCGTGGCTCTACTGCCTCGGTCTTGCGGTTCACTTCCGGGCTGCCGATGCGGACGCGGCAGGAGAAAAGGTGAAAGCCTACCTGAACGACGGCCATTTTCTGATCCGGATGCTCAGGGACACCTCTGCCGGCAGCGGCTGCACGCCCCGGCACACCCTGTGCCCGGCCCAGGTGGTCACGGCAGAGGCCCTTGCCGCCGACCTGGTGATTACCAATCATCATAAACTGGCCCTGCTGGACCATGATCCCATCCTGTCGGGCCTGTTCACCCATTATATCATCGACGAGGCCAACCATTTTGAAACGGCGGTGCGCAATGCCTTCCGGGAAGAGGTCCGTTCCCGGGATATCCGGTTCGCCCTCCGGTATCTTGAAAACCGGGCGGGCCGGATACTGGAACGGGCGGCAGGGGAACATCGGGAAGCGATGGTCCGGGCGGTGGGGGCCGTGGCTGATCTCCGGGCCGCCCTCCGGGATTTCCGGGACATCCTTGTGTCGATCAGTCCCAGGGCTGCGCAGGGGCAGGTTCATGCCCTCCCCTATGACCATCCGGCCTTTCAGGACGGCCATCTCAGGGCCCATATCAGCGATATGCAGGCTGCGCTCAAGACGCTGATCGCCGCCTTCGGGCGGATCGGCAATGCGGAGAGCCGCCGTCTGCTCAGGATTCAGGCGCGCACGGCCAGACGCATTGAAACCGCTCTGACCGATCTCGGCGAGGCGGCCGGTGCGCTGCGGGATATCGAGGAGAACATCGCCCTGGAAAACAACATCACGGCCTATCAGATCTTTAACCGGAACTGGACCCTGATGGCCCAGTGGGTAAGGGTGGACGGGCTGATCCGGCATCAGATTTATGACCGGAAGGATTGTGTGGTCTACACGGCAGCCACCCTCTGCCACCGGGGGAAGTTTGACAGCTTCAGGGCGATTACCGGCATGTATGCCCCGCCGGGCAATATTGAAAATGAGATGGCGCAGAAGGAATTCCGGTTTGCCCGGATTCCCTCCCCGTTTTCCCCGGATGCAATGGAAATCCGGGTCCATGAGGATGCGGTCAGCGGCAGGTTCGACAACAAGGCCGCATGGACCGGGGCCATTACCGCCATTTTGCCGGAGCTGATCACCCGGAACCGGGGGCGGACACTGGTTCTCTTTTCCAGCTATCAGGATCTTGAACAGATCGCCGAAAAGGTCCGCAGCGCGATCAGCGGCACCCGGTATCCCCTGCTGATCCAGAGGCCGGGGCAGGACACCGTCAGTCTGTGTGACGAGTTCCGGGCCATCCGGGAGAGCGTACTCTTCGGTGTGGATACCTTCTGGTACGGTGTGGATTTCAGGGGCAACACCCTCACCCAGGTCATTATTACCCGCATCCCTTACCCGCCGCCGGGCACTCCGCTTCTGATGGCCCGGAAAAAGGTGATGTCTCCCAAAGAATACTGGAACCGGTATCATTACGACATGGAGATCAAGATGAAACAGGGGATCGGCCGCCTCATCCGCAGTGATACCGACCGGGGGAAGGTCGTGATCCTGGATACCCGCTACCGTCCCTGA
- the nagZ gene encoding beta-N-acetylhexosaminidase, with product MDVSGFSDEQLAGQRLMVGFDGTEPNENLNRMIREIRVGGLILFARNVGTPDQLRNLCASAQACAADCGQPPLFIAIDQEGGQVARLRAPLFTEFPGNPAMKNVADAEHFARVTAAELSAAGINMNMAPVMDIAPAGMESIMAGRAFGHDPAWVSRLGCKVIDTLQAGGVMAVAKHFPGIGRTTLDSHADLPVMDADMADISAFDLIPFEAAIARNVAGIMLSHILYRAVDPAWPASLSPEIARKHLRDRLGFDGLVITDDLDMGAIHGRFSMDAIVRQILAAEIDITLICHQGSNIGIAFEQILKHLRESPDIRQRGLAAVRRISAFKQAYGIWTA from the coding sequence ATGGATGTAAGCGGCTTTTCAGATGAACAACTGGCAGGTCAGCGGTTAATGGTCGGATTTGACGGAACCGAACCGAATGAAAATCTGAACCGGATGATCCGTGAAATCCGGGTGGGGGGCCTCATCCTCTTTGCCCGCAATGTCGGAACACCGGACCAGCTCCGCAACCTGTGCGCATCGGCCCAGGCCTGTGCGGCAGACTGCGGCCAGCCGCCCCTGTTTATCGCCATTGACCAGGAGGGCGGCCAGGTGGCCCGCCTCAGAGCGCCCCTCTTTACGGAATTTCCCGGCAATCCGGCCATGAAGAATGTGGCCGACGCGGAACATTTTGCACGGGTGACCGCTGCCGAACTCAGCGCCGCGGGCATCAACATGAACATGGCCCCGGTCATGGATATCGCGCCGGCCGGAATGGAGAGCATCATGGCGGGCCGGGCCTTCGGCCACGATCCGGCGTGGGTCTCCCGGCTCGGCTGCAAGGTTATTGACACCCTGCAGGCCGGCGGCGTAATGGCTGTGGCCAAGCACTTTCCCGGCATCGGACGGACGACCCTCGACTCCCATGCGGATCTGCCGGTCATGGATGCGGACATGGCCGACATCAGCGCCTTCGACCTGATCCCCTTTGAGGCCGCCATCGCCCGGAACGTCGCAGGCATCATGCTTTCCCACATTCTGTACCGCGCAGTTGACCCGGCATGGCCCGCCAGCCTCTCCCCGGAAATCGCCCGAAAGCACCTGCGCGACCGGCTCGGATTTGACGGCCTTGTGATCACCGACGACCTGGACATGGGGGCCATTCACGGACGCTTTTCCATGGACGCCATCGTCCGGCAGATTCTGGCGGCGGAGATCGACATCACGCTCATCTGCCACCAGGGCTCGAACATCGGCATCGCCTTTGAGCAGATCCTGAAGCATCTCAGAGAAAGTCCGGACATCCGGCAGCGCGGCCTCGCGGCGGTCCGCCGGATCTCAGCCTTCAAGCAGGCATACGGAATATGGACAGCCTGA
- a CDS encoding radical SAM protein, whose product MAIRKIHRNITLWRLTSDFYQFVRSQRFLTRRMGQPFSRSRKFVEMDITWRCNLKCPNCNRSCTQVPSRREMSVGQVASFIRESIAMGAQWERIRVLGGEPTLHRGFFAILELLRHYRAAHNPGLRIVVCTNGHGDRVNRVLDRIPAGIAVKNTFKTAGPRLFRPFNVAPVDTHRYRFADYSGGCRIISECGIGVTPLGCYPCAIAGGIDRIFGFGLGRKKLPLPDDEMRDHLKIFCRLCGHFGFAWPTRKPEISKTWENAYRNCRAGNSSER is encoded by the coding sequence ATGGCAATTCGTAAAATACACCGGAACATCACGTTGTGGCGGCTGACTTCGGACTTTTACCAGTTCGTAAGATCCCAGCGGTTTCTCACCCGCCGGATGGGACAACCGTTCAGCAGAAGCCGGAAATTTGTTGAAATGGATATTACCTGGCGCTGCAATCTGAAGTGCCCGAACTGCAACCGGTCCTGCACCCAGGTGCCGAGTCGCCGGGAGATGTCCGTCGGACAGGTTGCATCCTTTATCCGTGAGAGTATCGCAATGGGGGCGCAGTGGGAACGGATTCGGGTTCTGGGCGGGGAGCCGACGCTGCACAGGGGTTTTTTCGCCATTCTGGAACTGCTGCGGCATTACCGGGCCGCCCATAATCCGGGCCTGCGCATAGTGGTCTGCACCAATGGGCACGGCGACCGCGTCAACCGGGTGCTGGACCGGATTCCCGCCGGCATTGCGGTGAAAAACACCTTTAAGACGGCCGGACCGCGCCTGTTCAGGCCCTTCAATGTGGCCCCGGTCGATACCCATCGGTACCGGTTTGCCGACTATTCCGGCGGATGCCGGATCATATCCGAGTGCGGCATCGGGGTTACGCCGCTCGGCTGTTACCCGTGCGCCATCGCCGGGGGGATTGACCGGATCTTCGGCTTCGGCCTCGGCAGAAAAAAGCTGCCGCTGCCCGACGATGAGATGCGGGATCATCTGAAAATCTTCTGCCGGTTATGCGGCCATTTCGGATTTGCATGGCCGACCCGGAAACCGGAAATCTCAAAGACCTGGGAAAATGCCTACCGGAATTGCCGGGCCGGAAATTCATCTGAGCGCTGA
- a CDS encoding methyl-accepting chemotaxis protein, translating into MYQNLSIGKKITFITVIFSLAAIVPLFFMGFMAVSSARQSFVQDKFQQLVSIREIKNAQIQSYFNERRNDTEVLLGTIKSLRDAAAEKLKTAQELKKNHIEDLLKRMETRLLTLKSDPYLIDALADFTQSFRYSGNRVDTPEWTSAAGEYDPRMKDIIKTNGWSDIFLISTAGEIVYTTGRKADLGMSVPNSDLRNTGIGKAFETARMMAPDAVAIGDFKPYPPSGGTYAAFMLAQMRDTDGELRGYIGFRIPTDRIGQIMRQRQGMGVSGESYLIGKSDGRIAFRSVMTTMGDGKYTIGYDVTDQARSYVHKALAGETGMAVFTDSDGKLVMVAYAPLDFQQLSWACISKIDLEEAIVPPGYFESYIRHYQYYDLFLIHPKGEIFYTVMHEPDYKTNIIDGPYAESGLGKLVRRISGSGQFGFQDFEPYAPSNNQPAAFIARPLVIDGQPELIVALQLSIDPVNRIMQERSGMGKTGESYLVGSDKLMRSDKYLDAGNYSVTASFAEPEKSKVETEASRRALDGHTESGIVRDTRGQHVLSAYKPVDIGGFRWALIVEIDEAEVRSESTVAESLLKRVRNIGLISLLIVTGIIFMNTLFNKHLIRMLNRTISEVNGSAEQVSSASAQVAASGQLMARGAAEQAASVEETSASLNEMAATTRQNAGHANEVREIAASSEADIENAGASMAELIRAMAETARSSREASKIIKTIDDIAFQTNLLALNASVEAARAGEAGAGFAVVANEVRNLALKTTEAARETSDRIEGTVRRIGEGTLVVEKTNAAFGKVVSGSEKIVGLVSRIASASHDQARGIEAISIAISEVEKVSQQNSVTAEESASASEEMTGQARQMKRIAEELSLRVGVQGGEGTPAAIFQNSGLQKKRFGV; encoded by the coding sequence ATGTACCAAAATTTAAGTATCGGGAAAAAGATCACGTTTATCACCGTCATTTTTTCGCTGGCTGCCATTGTTCCGCTTTTTTTTATGGGATTTATGGCTGTTTCGTCGGCGCGCCAGTCGTTTGTGCAGGATAAATTCCAGCAGCTTGTTTCAATCCGGGAGATCAAAAATGCCCAGATTCAAAGCTATTTCAACGAGCGCCGGAATGACACGGAGGTTTTACTGGGCACGATAAAATCACTGAGAGATGCGGCGGCTGAAAAGCTGAAAACAGCCCAGGAACTCAAAAAAAATCATATTGAAGATTTGTTAAAGCGCATGGAAACCCGGCTCCTCACCCTTAAAAGCGATCCCTATCTTATTGATGCGCTGGCTGACTTTACACAGAGCTTTCGGTATTCCGGCAACCGGGTGGACACGCCGGAATGGACGTCCGCCGCCGGAGAGTACGATCCCCGGATGAAGGATATCATAAAAACCAATGGCTGGAGCGATATTTTTCTCATTAGCACAGCCGGAGAGATCGTCTATACAACTGGCAGGAAGGCGGATCTGGGGATGTCCGTTCCGAACAGCGATCTCAGAAACACGGGGATCGGAAAAGCATTTGAGACCGCCCGCATGATGGCCCCGGACGCCGTCGCCATCGGCGATTTCAAACCCTATCCCCCTTCGGGCGGAACGTATGCGGCCTTTATGCTGGCCCAGATGCGGGATACTGACGGCGAACTTCGGGGATACATCGGCTTCCGGATCCCCACAGACAGGATCGGGCAAATCATGCGGCAGCGGCAGGGTATGGGCGTCTCCGGTGAATCCTATCTCATCGGAAAATCGGACGGGCGGATTGCCTTTCGCAGTGTGATGACGACCATGGGAGACGGCAAATATACCATCGGTTATGATGTTACCGACCAGGCGCGTTCTTATGTTCATAAGGCCCTGGCAGGTGAGACCGGCATGGCCGTTTTTACGGACAGCGACGGAAAGCTGGTCATGGTCGCCTATGCGCCCCTTGACTTTCAGCAACTCAGCTGGGCCTGCATATCGAAAATCGACCTTGAGGAGGCCATTGTCCCTCCGGGCTATTTTGAGTCGTATATCCGCCATTATCAATACTACGACCTCTTTCTCATCCATCCCAAGGGGGAGATCTTCTATACGGTTATGCACGAGCCGGATTACAAGACCAATATTATCGACGGCCCGTATGCCGAATCCGGTCTGGGAAAACTGGTGCGCCGGATCTCCGGGTCCGGCCAGTTCGGCTTTCAGGACTTTGAACCCTACGCCCCCAGCAACAACCAGCCTGCGGCGTTTATTGCCCGGCCGCTGGTCATTGACGGTCAGCCGGAACTGATCGTTGCCCTCCAGCTCTCCATTGACCCCGTCAACCGGATCATGCAGGAACGGTCCGGGATGGGAAAGACGGGTGAATCCTATCTGGTGGGCAGCGACAAGCTCATGCGCTCGGACAAGTATCTTGACGCCGGAAATTATTCTGTCACGGCCTCCTTTGCAGAGCCGGAAAAGAGCAAAGTGGAGACGGAGGCCAGCCGCCGGGCACTGGACGGTCACACCGAATCCGGTATTGTGCGTGATACCAGGGGGCAACACGTCCTGTCTGCGTACAAACCGGTTGACATCGGGGGATTCAGATGGGCGCTGATCGTTGAAATCGACGAGGCCGAGGTGCGCAGCGAATCCACGGTGGCGGAGAGCCTGCTGAAACGGGTGCGGAATATCGGGCTGATTTCCCTGCTGATTGTGACGGGCATTATTTTCATGAACACCCTGTTCAATAAGCATCTGATACGGATGCTGAACCGGACGATCTCGGAGGTGAACGGGAGCGCCGAACAGGTTTCATCGGCCTCGGCCCAGGTCGCCGCATCCGGCCAGTTGATGGCCCGGGGGGCGGCAGAACAGGCTGCGTCCGTAGAAGAGACCTCGGCCTCTCTGAACGAGATGGCGGCCACCACCCGCCAGAACGCCGGACACGCCAATGAAGTCAGAGAGATTGCCGCCTCATCCGAGGCGGATATAGAGAATGCGGGCGCATCCATGGCCGAGCTGATCCGGGCGATGGCTGAGACGGCCCGGTCGAGCCGGGAGGCGAGTAAAATTATCAAAACCATCGACGATATCGCGTTTCAGACCAACCTGCTGGCCCTGAACGCCTCGGTGGAAGCGGCCAGGGCCGGTGAGGCTGGGGCCGGTTTCGCCGTGGTGGCCAATGAGGTGAGAAATCTCGCCCTGAAAACCACCGAGGCGGCAAGGGAGACGAGCGACCGGATCGAGGGAACGGTCCGGCGCATCGGCGAGGGCACGCTGGTGGTGGAGAAAACAAATGCGGCATTTGGAAAGGTGGTGTCGGGATCTGAAAAAATCGTCGGACTGGTTTCCCGGATCGCTTCGGCCTCACATGATCAGGCCCGGGGAATCGAGGCCATCAGCATCGCCATCTCTGAGGTTGAGAAGGTGTCGCAGCAGAATTCCGTCACTGCGGAAGAATCCGCCAGCGCATCGGAAGAGATGACCGGGCAGGCCCGGCAGATGAAGCGGATTGCCGAGGAGCTGAGCCTCAGGGTCGGCGTTCAGGGAGGGGAGGGAACACCGGCGGCCATTTTTCAGAATTCGGGGTTGCAAAAGAAACGGTTTGGGGTATAA
- the mltG gene encoding endolytic transglycosylase MltG has product MKSFVRIVFIFIVLTAAAGAWLFHDLQQYARRPLGEAQEKKLITVQPGQGFETVLETLKQAGLIRAPLRFKLVARLNRYDRQIRAGEYLLSPAMSPLDILRQMAGGKVLTRRMTIPEGYTLKQIAALAEELGIADRAAFLALATDPAFVRENGIEAQTLEGYLFPETYYFPGSATPEAVIRAMLKRFRQIFAPEWKKRAEEIGLSVHQVVTLASIVEKETGVAAERPRIASVFHNRLRRKMRLQSDPTVIYGIRNFDGNLTRKHLKARTAYNTYQISGLPPGPIANPGKAALEAVLYPEETRYLYFVAKGDRTHHFSTSLKEHNRAVRKYQLRRNRK; this is encoded by the coding sequence TTGAAATCTTTTGTACGTATCGTTTTCATTTTTATCGTATTGACCGCTGCTGCGGGTGCCTGGCTTTTCCACGATCTTCAGCAGTATGCCCGCAGGCCTCTGGGGGAGGCGCAGGAAAAAAAACTCATAACCGTTCAGCCCGGCCAGGGATTTGAGACGGTTCTGGAGACGCTGAAACAGGCCGGGCTGATCCGGGCTCCCCTGCGATTCAAGCTGGTGGCCCGCCTCAACAGATATGACCGGCAGATCAGGGCCGGGGAATATCTCCTCTCCCCGGCCATGTCTCCCCTCGACATTCTTCGGCAGATGGCCGGCGGCAAGGTTCTGACCCGCCGGATGACCATTCCCGAAGGCTATACCCTGAAGCAGATCGCCGCGCTCGCCGAAGAACTGGGGATCGCAGATCGGGCCGCCTTTCTGGCACTGGCAACCGATCCGGCATTTGTCCGCGAAAACGGAATTGAGGCCCAAACCCTGGAGGGCTATCTCTTCCCGGAAACCTATTATTTCCCCGGATCGGCAACCCCGGAGGCGGTCATCAGGGCCATGCTGAAGCGATTTCGGCAGATCTTTGCGCCGGAATGGAAAAAGCGGGCCGAAGAGATCGGCCTTTCAGTCCATCAGGTGGTGACGCTGGCGTCCATCGTCGAAAAGGAGACCGGCGTGGCGGCGGAGCGTCCCCGCATCGCCTCGGTATTTCACAACCGGCTCAGGCGGAAGATGCGCCTTCAGAGCGATCCCACCGTGATTTACGGCATCAGAAATTTTGACGGCAACCTGACCCGGAAACACCTGAAGGCCCGGACCGCCTATAACACGTATCAGATCAGCGGGCTTCCGCCCGGCCCCATTGCCAATCCCGGCAAAGCGGCGCTGGAGGCCGTTCTTTACCCGGAGGAGACCCGGTATCTCTATTTTGTGGCAAAGGGGGACAGAACCCACCACTTCTCAACCAGTCTGAAGGAACACAACCGGGCGGTGCGCAAGTATCAGCTCAGGAGGAACAGAAAATAA
- the purN gene encoding phosphoribosylglycinamide formyltransferase, which produces MGKKIRIGALISGGGTNLQAIIDACEAGEIDGEMVFVGSDSPGAYGLERAEKYGIPTFTVDYKAIIRAGGTPEGLTLPDDFDIGKAAAQQSLFTSEKDSARVRAFLSTRAAAEAGLLEAMAPYPFDLLVLAGFMRNLTPYFIDRVNTDPDRPRIMNIHPALLPAFPGVDGYGDTFRYGCKVGGCTVHFIDYGEDSGPIIGQKVFAIEEGDTLEQVKVKGLSLEWALYPECIRLFARNRLKVVRTAHVLENGKTMVRAVVKILPKGVAV; this is translated from the coding sequence ATGGGTAAAAAGATTCGTATCGGGGCGCTGATATCGGGCGGCGGAACAAATCTTCAGGCGATTATTGATGCGTGTGAGGCCGGGGAAATTGACGGGGAGATGGTCTTTGTCGGCTCGGACAGTCCCGGGGCTTACGGTCTGGAAAGGGCGGAAAAATACGGCATTCCGACCTTCACGGTCGATTATAAGGCGATCATCCGGGCAGGCGGGACGCCGGAGGGGCTGACACTCCCGGATGATTTCGATATTGGGAAGGCGGCAGCGCAGCAGTCGCTTTTCACCTCCGAAAAGGATTCAGCGAGGGTCAGGGCCTTTCTGAGTACACGGGCCGCTGCCGAGGCGGGGCTGCTTGAGGCGATGGCGCCGTATCCCTTTGACCTGCTGGTGCTGGCCGGTTTTATGCGGAACCTGACCCCCTATTTCATTGACCGGGTCAACACCGATCCCGACCGCCCGAGGATTATGAATATCCATCCGGCGCTTCTGCCTGCCTTTCCGGGGGTTGACGGATACGGGGATACCTTCCGGTACGGGTGCAAGGTCGGGGGGTGTACGGTTCACTTTATCGACTACGGGGAGGATTCCGGCCCGATCATCGGCCAGAAGGTTTTTGCCATAGAGGAGGGGGATACGCTGGAACAGGTCAAGGTCAAGGGACTCAGCCTGGAGTGGGCCCTCTACCCGGAATGTATCCGGCTATTTGCCCGGAACCGCCTGAAGGTGGTCCGCACAGCGCATGTCCTTGAAAACGGAAAGACAATGGTCCGCGCTGTGGTGAAAATTTTACCAAAGGGCGTCGCCGTCTGA
- the trxA gene encoding thioredoxin, with protein sequence MAEGVFDINDDSFDSEVLKSDKPVMVDFWAPWCGPCKAIAPTVEQLAKDMGDKIKFTKCNVDDNPATPAKYGIRAIPTLIFYKDGEVVKQITGMVSKAKLEEAINEVL encoded by the coding sequence ATGGCAGAAGGTGTTTTTGATATTAATGATGACAGTTTTGACTCTGAGGTTCTCAAATCCGATAAGCCGGTAATGGTCGATTTCTGGGCCCCGTGGTGCGGTCCCTGCAAAGCGATTGCCCCCACGGTAGAGCAACTGGCCAAAGATATGGGAGACAAGATCAAGTTCACGAAATGCAATGTGGACGATAACCCTGCAACGCCTGCAAAATACGGCATCCGCGCCATACCGACCCTGATTTTCTACAAAGACGGAGAGGTTGTCAAGCAGATCACCGGCATGGTTTCCAAGGCCAAGCTTGAGGAAGCAATCAACGAGGTATTATAG